From the genome of Proteus vulgaris, one region includes:
- the carB gene encoding carbamoyl-phosphate synthase large subunit — protein sequence MAKRTDIKTILILGAGPIVIGQACEFDYSGAQACKALREEGYRVVLVNSNPATIMTDPEMADATYIEPIHWQVVRKIIEKERPDAVLPTMGGQTALNCALELERQGVLAEFGVTMIGATADAIDKAEDRQRFDKAMKKIGLDTARSGIAHNLDEAFAVAEQVGFPCIIRPSFTMGGTGGGIAYNREEFEEICTRGLDLSPTNELLIDESLIGWKEYEMEVVRDKNDNCIIVCSIENFDAMGIHTGDSITVAPAQTLTDKEYQIMRNASMAVLREIGVETGGSNVQFAVDPKTGRLIVIEMNPRVSRSSALASKATGFPIAKVAAKLAVGYTLDELMNDITGGRTPASFEPSIDYVVTKIPRFNFEKFAGTNDRLTTQMKSVGEVMAIGRTLQESMQKALRGLEVGATGFDPKVDLDDPEALTKIRRELKEAGSDRIWYIADAFRAGLSIDGVFNLTNIDRWFLVQIEEIVRLEEKVGEIGINGLSADFLRQLKRKGFADARLAKILNIKEHAIRQLREQYQLHPVYKRVDTCAAEFATDTAYMYSTYEEECEANPHQNKPKVMILGGGPNRIGQGIEFDYCCVHAALALREDGYETIMVNCNPETVSTDYDTSDRLYFEPVTLEDVLEIVRIEKPKGVIVQYGGQTPLKLARALEAEGVPVIGTTPDAIDKAEDRERFQKAVDKLGLKQPENATVTALEEAVEKAQLIGYPLVVRPSYVLGGRAMEIVYDEVDLRRYFQTAVSVSNDAPVLLDRFLDDAIEVDIDAICDGKQVVIGGIMEHIEQAGVHSGDSACSLPAYTLSKEIQDVMRKQVRELAFELGVKGLMNAQFAVKGDDVYLIEVNPRAARTVPFVSKATGVPLAKVAARVMIGQSLEDQGVTKEVIPPYYSVKEVVLPFNKFAGVDPILGPEMRSTGEVMGVGATFAQAFAKAMLGSSSTMKKKGRALLSVREGDKKRVVDLATKLLKSGFELDATHGTAIVLGEAGINPRLVNKVHEGRPHIEDRIKNGEYDYIVNTTSGRQAIEDSKIIRRSALRYKVHYDTTLNGGFATTLSLTADPTSSVISVQEMHRKINKA from the coding sequence ATGGCTAAAAGAACAGATATCAAAACAATCCTGATTTTAGGTGCTGGGCCGATCGTAATCGGACAAGCGTGTGAATTTGATTATTCAGGCGCTCAAGCATGTAAAGCTCTACGTGAAGAGGGATATCGAGTTGTTTTGGTAAATTCAAATCCTGCAACCATTATGACCGATCCTGAAATGGCTGATGCAACGTACATTGAGCCTATTCACTGGCAAGTTGTGAGAAAGATTATTGAAAAAGAGCGCCCTGATGCTGTATTACCGACAATGGGCGGGCAGACAGCACTGAACTGCGCTTTAGAATTGGAGCGCCAAGGTGTTTTAGCTGAGTTTGGTGTCACCATGATTGGGGCAACAGCTGATGCGATTGATAAAGCAGAAGATAGACAACGCTTTGATAAAGCGATGAAAAAAATCGGCTTAGATACAGCTCGTTCAGGTATTGCACATAACCTTGATGAAGCTTTTGCTGTTGCTGAACAAGTTGGTTTTCCTTGTATTATTCGCCCTTCATTCACGATGGGGGGAACCGGTGGTGGTATTGCTTATAATCGTGAAGAGTTTGAAGAAATTTGTACTCGAGGTTTAGATTTATCGCCAACCAATGAACTATTAATTGATGAATCACTGATTGGTTGGAAAGAGTACGAAATGGAAGTTGTGCGCGATAAAAACGACAACTGTATTATCGTCTGTTCTATCGAAAACTTTGATGCAATGGGAATTCATACGGGGGATTCCATTACTGTTGCGCCAGCACAAACACTTACCGACAAAGAATATCAAATTATGCGTAACGCCTCGATGGCGGTATTGCGTGAAATAGGTGTTGAAACGGGTGGCTCTAACGTTCAGTTTGCGGTTGATCCTAAAACAGGGCGTTTGATTGTTATTGAAATGAATCCTCGTGTGTCTCGCTCTTCAGCCTTGGCATCCAAAGCAACAGGTTTTCCAATTGCTAAAGTTGCCGCAAAATTAGCGGTAGGTTATACCCTTGATGAGCTGATGAATGACATCACAGGAGGAAGAACACCAGCTTCTTTCGAGCCTTCTATTGATTATGTTGTGACAAAAATTCCTCGCTTTAACTTTGAAAAATTTGCAGGAACAAATGACAGATTAACTACGCAAATGAAATCTGTTGGTGAAGTGATGGCAATTGGTAGAACGCTACAAGAATCTATGCAAAAAGCGTTACGAGGCCTTGAAGTTGGAGCGACTGGTTTTGATCCTAAAGTTGATTTAGATGATCCCGAAGCATTAACTAAAATTCGCCGTGAACTAAAAGAAGCGGGTTCAGACCGAATTTGGTATATCGCAGATGCTTTTCGCGCGGGATTATCCATTGATGGCGTCTTTAATCTCACTAATATTGATCGTTGGTTCCTAGTTCAAATTGAAGAAATTGTTCGTCTTGAAGAAAAAGTCGGTGAAATAGGTATCAATGGGTTGAGTGCTGATTTCTTACGTCAGTTAAAACGTAAAGGCTTTGCTGATGCGCGTTTAGCTAAAATACTTAACATTAAAGAGCACGCTATTCGCCAATTAAGAGAGCAATATCAGCTACATCCAGTCTATAAACGTGTTGATACTTGTGCGGCAGAGTTTGCTACTGATACGGCTTACATGTATTCGACTTATGAAGAAGAGTGTGAGGCAAATCCACATCAAAACAAACCTAAAGTAATGATCTTAGGTGGTGGGCCCAATCGTATAGGTCAAGGGATTGAATTTGATTATTGCTGTGTTCATGCGGCGCTTGCGTTACGTGAGGACGGTTATGAAACCATCATGGTGAACTGTAACCCTGAAACGGTTTCAACGGATTATGACACCTCTGACAGACTCTATTTTGAACCTGTTACGTTAGAAGATGTGCTTGAAATTGTACGTATCGAAAAACCGAAAGGGGTGATCGTGCAATATGGTGGACAGACACCATTAAAATTAGCCAGAGCGCTAGAAGCAGAAGGTGTGCCTGTCATTGGGACAACGCCAGATGCTATCGATAAAGCTGAAGATCGTGAACGTTTCCAAAAAGCGGTTGATAAGTTAGGGTTAAAACAGCCTGAAAATGCCACTGTAACTGCTTTAGAAGAAGCGGTAGAAAAAGCACAATTGATTGGTTATCCGCTGGTTGTTCGCCCTTCTTATGTCCTTGGTGGACGCGCAATGGAAATTGTTTATGACGAAGTTGATTTACGTCGTTATTTCCAAACTGCTGTCAGTGTGTCAAACGATGCCCCTGTATTATTAGACCGTTTTCTTGATGATGCGATTGAAGTCGATATTGATGCGATTTGTGACGGTAAACAAGTCGTGATTGGTGGCATTATGGAGCATATCGAACAAGCGGGTGTTCACTCTGGTGACTCGGCTTGCTCATTACCTGCTTATACCCTAAGCAAAGAAATTCAAGATGTGATGCGTAAACAAGTTCGTGAGCTCGCTTTTGAATTAGGTGTAAAAGGGTTGATGAATGCACAATTCGCGGTGAAAGGTGATGATGTTTATCTTATTGAAGTTAATCCTCGTGCAGCTCGTACCGTCCCTTTTGTGTCAAAAGCCACAGGCGTACCATTAGCCAAGGTCGCCGCGCGTGTCATGATTGGTCAAAGTCTTGAAGATCAGGGCGTAACAAAAGAAGTTATTCCGCCTTATTACTCGGTAAAAGAAGTGGTTTTACCTTTCAATAAGTTTGCAGGCGTTGATCCGATTTTAGGACCTGAAATGCGTTCAACAGGTGAAGTGATGGGCGTTGGTGCAACCTTTGCACAAGCCTTTGCTAAAGCGATGTTAGGCAGCAGTTCTACCATGAAGAAAAAAGGTAGAGCCCTTCTTTCTGTGCGTGAAGGTGACAAAAAGCGTGTTGTTGATTTGGCGACGAAATTACTAAAAAGTGGATTTGAATTAGATGCTACACATGGTACAGCCATTGTATTAGGTGAAGCGGGAATAAATCCACGCTTAGTCAATAAAGTGCATGAAGGTCGACCACATATTGAAGATAGAATTAAAAATGGTGAATATGACTATATTGTTAATACCACATCTGGTCGTCAAGCCATTGAAGACTCTAAAATTATTCGCCGCAGTGCATTAAGATATAAAGTCCATTATGACACGACGTTAAATG